In Sphingomonas sp., a single window of DNA contains:
- a CDS encoding aminotransferase, with the protein MNPIYSSMGTTIFEAMSARARANDAINLGQGFADGRGPEAVLKAAARAVLEKSNQYPPMAGLPELRQAVADHYTRHQGLNLAAEEVIVTSGATEALAAALFALIEPGDEVLCFQPLYDAYVPLIRRAGGVPRFVRLSPPEWRIERAALEAVVTAKTRLILLNNPLNPAATMTRADDLAMLADFCVVHDLTAICDEVWEHVTFDGARHLPLLGFPGMRERTVKIGSAGKIFALTGFKVGWLCAAPALARVAAKAHQFLTFTTPPNLQWAVAEGLATQDGWVQDARTRFQAGRDRLAKGLRDAGFTVLPSAATYFLSVDLAASGLAMDDVTFSERLVDEAKVATIPVSAFYAEDPVTSVVRFCFVKEDAVLDAAVERVTAWRAALS; encoded by the coding sequence ATGAACCCGATCTATTCCTCGATGGGCACCACCATCTTCGAAGCCATGTCCGCCCGCGCCCGGGCGAACGATGCGATCAATCTCGGCCAGGGCTTTGCCGACGGTCGCGGGCCCGAGGCGGTGCTGAAGGCCGCCGCGCGCGCGGTGCTGGAGAAATCGAACCAATATCCGCCGATGGCCGGGCTGCCCGAACTGCGCCAGGCGGTGGCAGACCATTACACGCGTCATCAGGGACTCAATCTTGCGGCGGAGGAAGTGATCGTCACCTCCGGCGCGACCGAGGCGCTCGCCGCCGCCCTTTTCGCGCTGATCGAGCCCGGCGACGAAGTGCTGTGCTTCCAGCCGCTCTACGATGCCTATGTCCCGCTGATCCGGCGCGCCGGCGGCGTGCCGCGCTTTGTCCGCCTCAGCCCGCCCGAATGGCGGATCGAGCGCGCTGCACTGGAAGCGGTGGTAACCGCGAAAACCCGGCTGATCCTGCTCAACAACCCGCTCAATCCCGCGGCGACGATGACCAGAGCCGACGACCTGGCGATGCTCGCCGATTTCTGCGTCGTGCACGATCTGACCGCGATCTGCGACGAAGTGTGGGAACATGTCACTTTCGACGGCGCCCGCCATCTGCCGCTGCTAGGCTTTCCCGGCATGCGCGAGCGAACGGTGAAGATCGGCAGCGCGGGCAAGATCTTCGCGCTCACCGGGTTCAAGGTCGGCTGGCTGTGCGCCGCCCCTGCCCTCGCCCGGGTGGCGGCCAAGGCACACCAATTCCTCACCTTCACCACCCCGCCCAACCTGCAATGGGCGGTCGCCGAGGGGTTGGCGACCCAGGACGGCTGGGTGCAGGACGCCCGCACGCGCTTCCAGGCCGGGCGCGACCGGCTCGCCAAGGGGCTGCGCGACGCCGGGTTCACGGTGCTGCCAAGCGCGGCGACCTATTTCCTCTCGGTCGACCTTGCCGCCTCGGGACTGGCGATGGACGACGTTACCTTCAGCGAACGACTGGTCGACGAGGCCAAGGTCGCGACGATCCCCGTATCTGCCTTCTACGCCGAAGATCCGGTAACCAGCGTGGTCCGCTTTTGCTTCGTCAAGGAAGACGCGGTGCTGGACGCGGCGGTGGAGCGGGTGACGGCGTGGCGCGCGGCGCTGTCCTGA
- a CDS encoding methyl-accepting chemotaxis protein: MIASMKIPRKLALSFLLICASAAIVMIVFFMNISMIRSVTDQNNLSQQIHSKTLTLETALLRQNSQLRGFLVTADPTYLKSYDEGRSEYDETSAELEKLLTDPALLEALRKSRTETLSWREKWGDRLIAQVKAGKREEAQAETRSAGKAVLVSAAVLPLRAIKDAQAEAIEKNGARQEGAIATATTVLITGAIALIGIAIGLAVMLSSIIARPISQLTRTMADLAAGRNHVEVPATARGDELGDMARAVLVFRDAALAKEASDEASAKAEATQKMVVETVSSHLAELAQGNLTAQINTEFPGEYSAVKTNFNNALSSLRELIASVIEATASIRTGSNEIAQASEDLARRTEANAASLEETAAAVTQMDQRLKATAAAAGRTVERADGTMSTVDNGRSTADEAVQAMTRVSDSAKGIDSVIEGLDKIAFQTRVLAMNAAVEAGRAGEAGRGFAVVADLVSALAMRAEEEAGRARDQLTATQSDIVTAVQAVQRVDGALADISSGVGEVHQLLGNMASDNHAQSSAVTEISAALGEMDHSTQQNAAMVEETSAAARNLASEVSVLSEQASRFKVGHGGGAPMPTSRVAPSRFNGGSVKPLPAAAVSALVRSNGADDDWQSF, encoded by the coding sequence ATGATTGCATCGATGAAAATTCCGAGGAAGCTCGCACTTTCGTTTCTGCTGATCTGCGCATCGGCAGCGATCGTGATGATCGTGTTCTTCATGAACATTTCGATGATCCGTTCGGTCACCGATCAGAACAATCTCAGCCAGCAGATCCATTCGAAAACGCTGACGCTGGAAACGGCGCTGCTGCGCCAGAACAGCCAGCTGCGCGGCTTCCTCGTCACAGCCGACCCGACGTACCTGAAGTCGTACGACGAGGGTCGCAGCGAATATGACGAGACGTCGGCCGAACTCGAGAAGCTGCTGACCGACCCGGCGCTGCTCGAAGCGCTGCGCAAGTCGCGCACCGAGACGCTGTCGTGGCGCGAGAAATGGGGCGACCGCCTGATCGCTCAGGTCAAAGCCGGCAAGCGCGAAGAGGCCCAGGCCGAAACCCGCAGCGCGGGCAAGGCAGTCCTGGTCTCCGCCGCCGTGCTGCCGCTGCGCGCGATCAAGGATGCGCAGGCCGAGGCGATCGAGAAAAACGGCGCGCGTCAGGAAGGCGCTATCGCCACTGCGACCACCGTGCTGATCACCGGCGCGATCGCGCTGATCGGCATCGCCATCGGCCTCGCCGTCATGCTCAGCAGCATCATCGCCCGTCCGATCAGCCAGCTGACCCGCACCATGGCGGACCTCGCCGCGGGCCGGAACCATGTCGAGGTGCCCGCCACCGCACGCGGGGACGAACTTGGCGACATGGCGCGCGCCGTGCTCGTGTTCCGTGACGCCGCGCTTGCGAAGGAAGCCTCGGACGAGGCCAGCGCCAAGGCCGAAGCGACGCAGAAGATGGTCGTCGAAACCGTTTCGTCGCATCTCGCCGAACTGGCGCAGGGCAATCTGACCGCGCAGATCAACACCGAGTTCCCGGGCGAGTACAGCGCCGTCAAGACCAACTTCAACAACGCGTTGTCGAGCCTGCGCGAGCTGATCGCGTCGGTGATCGAGGCGACCGCGTCGATCCGCACCGGCTCGAACGAGATCGCCCAGGCCAGCGAGGACCTCGCCCGCCGCACCGAAGCCAATGCCGCCAGCCTGGAAGAGACTGCCGCCGCCGTCACCCAGATGGACCAGCGCCTCAAGGCCACCGCTGCCGCCGCCGGCCGCACCGTGGAGCGCGCCGACGGCACGATGTCGACGGTCGACAACGGCCGCAGCACCGCCGACGAAGCGGTGCAGGCGATGACCCGCGTGTCGGACAGCGCCAAGGGCATCGACAGCGTCATCGAGGGCCTCGACAAGATCGCCTTCCAGACGCGCGTTCTCGCGATGAACGCCGCGGTCGAAGCCGGCCGGGCAGGCGAAGCGGGCCGCGGCTTCGCCGTCGTCGCCGACCTCGTCTCCGCCCTGGCGATGCGCGCCGAAGAGGAAGCCGGCCGCGCCCGCGACCAGCTGACCGCGACGCAGAGCGACATCGTCACCGCAGTGCAGGCGGTGCAGCGCGTCGATGGTGCGCTGGCCGACATCTCGAGCGGCGTGGGCGAAGTCCACCAGCTGCTTGGCAACATGGCCTCGGACAATCATGCGCAGTCGAGCGCCGTCACCGAGATCAGCGCCGCGCTCGGCGAGATGGACCATTCGACCCAGCAGAACGCAGCGATGGTGGAGGAGACCTCGGCGGCCGCGCGCAACCTGGCGAGCGAAGTGAGCGTGCTTTCCGAACAGGCCAGCCGCTTCAAGGTCGGCCATGGCGGCGGCGCGCCGATGCCGACCTCGCGGGTTGCTCCCAGCCGCTTCAACGGCGGCAGCGTCAAGCCGCTCCCTGCGGCCGCCGTCTCGGCCCTCGTTCGCAGCAACGGCGCGGACGACGACTGGCAGAGCTTCTGA
- a CDS encoding DUF2332 family protein, with translation MARVATELGSPFIGAVLAAGLRQLGRGPHSEALILHWEGDPASAALAMRFNAALHFLARRGNPPALAELYRREHDDFDGVIGEALAAEDDLIAGFLRRTPQTNEVGRSGAIVAALMQVRRRFGLPFELLEIGSSCGLNLNLDRYGFDLGGALTGDRHSPVQVAPDWHGPAPQPAPLEVVSARGVDLNPLSAADPATCERLMAYIFADQPARLHRLEEALGMARRHPPEIEKGDASEWLARQLAEPQAAGVCRVVMHSMVLQYLPPRDRAAVVAMIRDAGQYATAERPLAWVGFEWTETRSEVRLSLSWFPGGEERRVLATCHPYGNTVDWRG, from the coding sequence ATGGCACGGGTCGCCACCGAGCTCGGCTCGCCCTTCATCGGCGCGGTGCTGGCGGCGGGCTTGCGCCAGCTGGGGCGGGGCCCGCACAGCGAGGCGCTGATTTTGCACTGGGAGGGCGATCCCGCCTCTGCCGCCCTTGCGATGCGGTTCAACGCGGCGCTGCATTTCCTCGCCCGCCGCGGCAATCCCCCGGCATTGGCCGAGCTCTATCGCCGCGAGCATGACGATTTTGACGGTGTGATCGGCGAGGCACTGGCTGCCGAGGACGATCTGATCGCCGGCTTCCTCCGTCGTACTCCGCAGACCAACGAAGTCGGGCGTTCGGGCGCAATCGTCGCCGCGCTGATGCAGGTGCGCCGCCGCTTTGGGCTGCCGTTCGAGCTGCTGGAAATCGGTTCGAGTTGCGGTCTCAACCTCAATCTCGACCGATACGGGTTCGACCTCGGTGGCGCGCTGACCGGGGACCGCCACTCCCCGGTGCAGGTCGCGCCCGACTGGCACGGCCCCGCGCCCCAGCCTGCGCCGCTGGAAGTTGTCTCGGCCCGCGGTGTCGACCTCAACCCGCTCAGCGCCGCCGATCCGGCGACGTGCGAGCGACTGATGGCCTATATCTTCGCCGATCAGCCGGCGCGGCTGCATCGGCTGGAAGAGGCGCTCGGCATGGCGCGGCGGCACCCGCCGGAAATCGAGAAGGGCGACGCCTCCGAATGGCTGGCCCGCCAGCTCGCCGAACCGCAGGCAGCGGGCGTCTGCCGCGTCGTGATGCACTCGATGGTGCTGCAATATCTGCCGCCGCGCGACCGCGCCGCGGTGGTCGCGATGATCCGCGACGCGGGCCAGTACGCCACCGCAGAGCGTCCGCTCGCCTGGGTCGGCTTCGAATGGACCGAAACGCGCAGCGAAGTGCGGCTGTCGCTCAGCTGGTTCCCCGGCGGGGAGGAACGCCGCGTGCTTGCGACGTGCCATCCTTATGGCAACACGGTCGACTGGCGGGGCTAG
- the pncB gene encoding nicotinate phosphoribosyltransferase yields the protein MTFTDIASRTYNHNFRLDPIVRSLLDTDFYKLLMLQMIRRLHPETQVTFSLINRTKSVRLAEVIDKAELRAQLDHARTLRFTKKELIWLAGNSFYGKTQMFAPDFIAWLAEFRLPDYELEHRDGQFVLHFHGPWTHTTMWEIPALTIVNELRSRAAMRGRDRFALDVLYARAKAKLWDKVERLRTLPDLVLSDFGTRRRHGFLWQRWCVEALKEGLGHRFIGTSNVLLAMDADLEAIGTNAHELPMVEAALSTDDASLADAPYRVLEQWRAHYGGNLLIALPDAFGTSSFLARAPDWVGDWTGFRPDSAPPIAGGEEIIRWWQEHGRDPREKLLIFSDGMDVESIEATYRHFNGRVRMSFGWGTNLTNDFRGCDPDGSAGLEPISLVCKVVAANGRPAVKLSDNPAKATGEPAEIERYLRVFGSKGRTEQAVQV from the coding sequence ATGACCTTCACCGATATCGCGAGCCGGACCTACAACCATAATTTCCGGCTCGACCCGATCGTCCGCAGCCTGCTCGATACCGATTTCTACAAGCTGTTGATGTTGCAGATGATCCGGCGCCTCCATCCGGAGACGCAGGTCACCTTCTCGCTGATTAATCGCACCAAGTCGGTGCGGCTGGCCGAGGTGATCGACAAGGCCGAGCTGCGCGCCCAGCTCGATCATGCCCGCACGCTGCGCTTCACCAAGAAGGAGCTGATCTGGCTGGCGGGCAACAGCTTTTACGGCAAGACCCAGATGTTCGCCCCGGACTTCATCGCCTGGCTCGCCGAGTTTCGCCTGCCCGACTATGAACTGGAACACCGCGACGGCCAGTTCGTGCTCCATTTCCACGGGCCCTGGACCCACACGACCATGTGGGAGATCCCGGCGCTGACCATCGTCAACGAACTCCGCTCACGTGCTGCGATGCGCGGGCGGGATCGGTTCGCCCTCGACGTGCTCTATGCGCGCGCCAAGGCCAAGCTGTGGGACAAGGTCGAGCGGCTGCGCACGCTGCCCGATCTCGTGCTGTCGGACTTCGGCACCCGCCGTCGCCATGGCTTCCTGTGGCAGCGCTGGTGCGTCGAGGCGCTCAAGGAGGGCCTGGGCCACCGCTTTATCGGCACCTCCAATGTGCTGCTCGCGATGGACGCGGACCTGGAAGCGATCGGCACCAATGCGCACGAGCTGCCGATGGTGGAAGCCGCGCTTTCGACCGATGACGCCAGCCTTGCCGACGCGCCCTATCGGGTGCTCGAGCAGTGGCGCGCCCATTATGGCGGCAACCTGCTGATCGCGCTGCCCGACGCATTCGGCACCAGCTCGTTCCTCGCCCGCGCGCCCGATTGGGTCGGCGACTGGACTGGCTTTCGCCCGGACAGCGCGCCGCCGATCGCGGGCGGCGAGGAGATCATCCGCTGGTGGCAGGAACATGGCCGCGACCCGCGCGAGAAACTGCTGATCTTTTCCGACGGCATGGACGTGGAGTCGATCGAGGCGACCTATCGTCACTTCAACGGTCGGGTCCGGATGAGCTTCGGCTGGGGCACCAACCTCACCAACGATTTCCGCGGCTGCGATCCCGATGGCTCGGCCGGGCTGGAGCCGATCTCGCTGGTCTGCAAGGTGGTAGCAGCGAACGGCCGGCCGGCGGTCAAGCTGTCGGACAATCCGGCCAAGGCGACCGGCGAACCCGCCGAGATCGAGCGCTACCTGCGGGTGTTCGGCAGCAAGGGCCGCACCGAGCAGGCGGTGCAGGTCTAG
- a CDS encoding efflux transporter outer membrane subunit, with the protein MRRLPLLAALALITGCTRAGPDYHPPVASPATDPAATGKFLSAQDKAFADEPLPAHWWRLYADPRLDTLVEQALAANADLRAADANLRRAEAVIRQTEASRQLTTDLSGGGTLGRPSGTGATLPGTLGYDLGIAVGYPLDVRGKIARAIEASLADRDAVAAARDAVRVSVAAATARAYADVCAANFRLAATQRIVALQRQTFGATQRLQRAGRGTAFDITRAQAAVQTSESNLPIFAAQRRAGLYTLAALLGRPAADYPREVESCAALPALPRPMPVGDGAAMLRRRPDIRQAERVIAGDTARIGVATADLYPQINLGGSAGLSGPLDKLGSTSSFGFSLGPLISWSFPNRPAVRARIDAAGAQVDADVARFDSTVLGALRDTETALETYARDRDQAETLRQARNSAATAADQAGRLFRFGRSDFLALLQAQSSLAQAEASYATAQARLPDDQIAIFLALGGGWE; encoded by the coding sequence ATGCGCCGCCTCCCCCTGCTCGCCGCGCTCGCCTTGATCACCGGCTGCACCCGCGCCGGGCCGGACTATCACCCGCCCGTCGCCAGCCCCGCCACCGATCCCGCCGCCACGGGCAAGTTCCTTTCGGCGCAGGACAAGGCGTTCGCAGACGAACCGCTGCCCGCGCATTGGTGGCGGCTCTATGCCGATCCGCGGCTGGACACGCTTGTCGAGCAGGCGCTCGCGGCCAATGCCGACCTGCGCGCTGCCGACGCCAACCTTCGCCGCGCCGAGGCCGTGATCCGCCAGACGGAAGCGTCGCGGCAGCTGACGACCGACCTTTCGGGCGGCGGCACGCTGGGGCGTCCTTCCGGAACCGGGGCGACATTGCCCGGCACGCTAGGGTACGATCTCGGCATCGCTGTCGGCTACCCGTTGGATGTGCGCGGCAAGATCGCGCGGGCGATCGAAGCGAGCCTGGCCGACCGCGACGCCGTGGCCGCAGCGCGGGATGCGGTGCGGGTCAGCGTCGCGGCGGCCACCGCGCGCGCCTATGCCGATGTATGCGCCGCCAATTTTCGGCTGGCAGCAACCCAGCGCATCGTCGCGCTCCAGCGCCAGACCTTCGGGGCGACGCAGCGCCTGCAGCGCGCCGGCCGCGGCACCGCGTTCGACATCACCCGAGCCCAGGCCGCGGTGCAGACCAGCGAATCCAATCTGCCGATCTTCGCCGCCCAGCGCCGCGCCGGGCTCTACACGCTCGCGGCATTGCTGGGCCGCCCGGCCGCGGACTATCCCCGGGAGGTGGAAAGCTGTGCGGCACTCCCTGCCCTGCCCCGACCGATGCCGGTGGGCGACGGTGCGGCGATGCTGCGGCGGCGGCCGGACATCCGCCAGGCAGAGCGGGTGATCGCGGGCGACACTGCCCGGATCGGCGTCGCCACCGCGGATCTCTACCCGCAGATCAACCTCGGCGGTTCGGCCGGCCTCAGCGGCCCCCTGGACAAGCTGGGCAGCACCAGTTCGTTCGGCTTCAGCCTGGGCCCGCTGATTAGCTGGAGCTTCCCCAACCGCCCGGCCGTCCGCGCGCGGATCGATGCGGCGGGCGCGCAGGTCGATGCCGACGTCGCCCGCTTCGATTCTACCGTGCTCGGCGCGCTCCGCGATACCGAGACCGCGCTGGAGACCTATGCCCGCGATCGCGATCAGGCCGAAACGCTCCGCCAGGCGCGCAACAGCGCGGCGACGGCAGCGGACCAGGCCGGCCGGCTGTTCCGCTTCGGCCGCAGCGACTTCCTCGCGCTGCTCCAGGCGCAGAGCAGCCTTGCCCAGGCCGAGGCCAGCTATGCCACGGCGCAGGCGCGGCTGCCCGACGACCAGATCGCGATCTTTCTCGCGCTTGGCGGCGGCTGGGAATAA
- a CDS encoding efflux RND transporter periplasmic adaptor subunit, translating to MKRYLPAIGRSAATILIVVAAAFVALWLWQHYARSPWTRDGRVRADVVRVTPDIAGLVTAVAVHDNQQVKAGDLLFVIDQPRYSLALAQARASVESARATLNQAQREARRDLALGNLVAAETHEQNVARVATAQAALAQALTSVQSAQLNVSRTQVKASVNGTVTNLDLHPGDYVAAGQQAMALVDADSLRVEGYFEETKLPSIRIGAPVTVELMGEPRLLHGVVESIAAGINDTTRSNAGNLLPNVDPTFTWVRLAQRIPVRVKLTQLPADIRLIAGRTATVTIQPAAIAQPAPVRPAQTPTPTPTASATPKAQ from the coding sequence ATGAAACGCTACCTCCCCGCCATCGGCCGCAGCGCCGCGACGATCCTGATCGTGGTCGCCGCGGCTTTCGTCGCCCTGTGGTTGTGGCAGCATTATGCGCGCAGCCCCTGGACGCGCGACGGGCGCGTGCGCGCGGACGTGGTTCGGGTGACGCCGGACATCGCCGGGCTGGTGACCGCGGTGGCGGTGCATGACAACCAGCAGGTCAAGGCCGGCGACCTGCTCTTCGTGATCGACCAGCCTCGCTACTCCCTCGCGCTTGCCCAGGCCCGGGCCAGCGTCGAGAGCGCGCGTGCGACGCTCAACCAGGCGCAGCGCGAGGCGCGCCGCGATCTTGCGCTCGGCAATCTCGTCGCCGCCGAAACGCACGAGCAGAATGTCGCGCGGGTCGCCACCGCCCAAGCCGCACTCGCCCAGGCACTGACCTCGGTGCAAAGCGCCCAACTCAACGTCTCGCGGACCCAGGTGAAGGCGTCGGTCAACGGCACCGTCACCAATCTGGATCTGCACCCCGGCGACTATGTCGCGGCGGGCCAGCAGGCGATGGCGCTGGTCGATGCCGACAGCCTGCGCGTCGAAGGCTATTTCGAGGAAACCAAGCTGCCCAGCATCCGCATCGGTGCGCCGGTGACGGTGGAACTGATGGGGGAGCCCCGGCTGCTCCACGGCGTGGTCGAGAGCATCGCCGCGGGCATCAACGACACCACCCGCAGCAACGCCGGCAATTTGCTGCCGAACGTCGATCCGACCTTCACCTGGGTCCGTCTCGCCCAGCGCATTCCGGTGCGGGTGAAGCTCACCCAGCTGCCTGCTGATATCCGCCTGATCGCCGGCCGCACCGCGACGGTGACGATCCAGCCGGCCGCCATCGCGCAGCCGGCGCCGGTTCGTCCCGCACAGACGCCGACGCCGACGCCCACGGCCTCTGCAACTCCGAAGGCCCAGTGA
- a CDS encoding DUF1656 domain-containing protein: MTGEISIDGVFVPTLLVLGVLAMVMTMALSRLLNAFGLYRFVAYRALVDLCLFILLLGLLAWATPSIGFHP, from the coding sequence GTGACCGGCGAAATCTCCATCGACGGCGTGTTCGTGCCGACGCTGCTGGTGCTCGGCGTGCTCGCCATGGTGATGACCATGGCGCTCTCCCGCTTGCTCAACGCCTTCGGCCTCTATCGCTTCGTCGCCTATCGGGCGCTGGTCGATCTGTGCCTCTTCATTCTCCTGCTCGGCCTGCTCGCCTGGGCCACCCCCTCGATCGGATTCCACCCATGA
- a CDS encoding FUSC family protein — protein sequence MTDRWGIDAALFSLKSYAAGMLAIYLALSIGLDRPYWSFLTAYIVAQPLAGAVLSKALFRVIGTIVGAAAAVAMVPPLINTPELLVLAISGWLALCVFVSLLDRTPRSYMFVLAGYSAVLIVLPSVDAPGTIFTVASLRVQEITLGILCGSLVHGVVFPRSVAAFLLTRVSTILKDAERWSHDSIALEPVAGVDAERRRLAADITELHQLSIHLPYETARTAPRVRTVRALQDQLSLLMPLGAAVDDRTVQLLAQGGLPQEVAALLVDTQAWLKTLDRDRDERAADAAILEARCAALEPEVHPGSSWHDLLVLSLLSRLAALIGAHRDSRELAEQLATLDRRPVSPRVAALLEGRRGRELHIDWIGAARGALGAFLTLAVGSAIWIASGWSDGSTAVMLAGVFLALFAAAPDPLLPLRSFFWGTLVATVLGAIYGYAIMPRLDGFVQLAAAMAPPLLILGAMMHSPKWMGLALPTLLGLGSPLLISARYTSAFASFVNGAIAQLMGVAFAILMARLLQSAGIEQAIRRTLRAGWADIAERSNLMTPPDVRGWINRMLDRIALLAPRLALSGRSPGKPLYDALRDLRTGVAIAELRALRLDLPPERAAPLTDVLRDVGAYYRRLEPEVEKPEDPGLLAHIDTALHAIAQDGDAAVRRAGALGLLALRRNLFPNADPMPEARL from the coding sequence ATGACCGATCGCTGGGGAATCGACGCCGCGCTCTTCTCGCTGAAATCCTATGCGGCGGGCATGCTCGCCATCTATCTGGCGCTGTCGATCGGGCTCGACCGGCCCTATTGGTCGTTCCTCACCGCCTATATCGTCGCGCAGCCGCTGGCTGGCGCGGTGCTCTCCAAGGCATTGTTCCGCGTGATCGGCACGATCGTCGGCGCGGCCGCGGCGGTGGCGATGGTGCCGCCGCTGATCAACACCCCCGAGCTGCTGGTGCTCGCCATCTCGGGCTGGCTGGCGTTGTGCGTGTTCGTGTCGCTGCTCGACCGGACCCCGCGCTCGTACATGTTCGTGCTGGCGGGTTACTCCGCGGTGCTGATCGTGCTGCCCAGCGTCGATGCGCCGGGCACGATCTTCACCGTCGCCAGCCTGCGGGTGCAGGAGATCACCTTAGGCATCCTCTGCGGCAGCCTGGTGCACGGCGTGGTCTTCCCGCGCTCGGTGGCCGCCTTCCTGCTCACCCGCGTCTCGACCATCCTCAAGGATGCCGAGCGCTGGTCGCACGATTCGATTGCGCTGGAGCCGGTGGCGGGCGTCGACGCCGAACGCCGTCGCCTCGCCGCCGACATCACCGAGCTTCACCAGCTCTCGATCCACTTGCCCTACGAGACCGCGCGTACCGCACCGCGCGTGCGCACCGTCCGCGCGCTGCAGGACCAGCTTTCGTTGCTGATGCCCCTGGGCGCGGCGGTGGACGACCGGACCGTTCAGCTGCTTGCGCAAGGCGGGTTGCCGCAGGAGGTCGCCGCGCTGCTCGTCGACACTCAGGCATGGCTCAAGACGCTGGATCGCGACCGCGACGAACGCGCCGCCGATGCCGCGATTCTCGAAGCGCGGTGCGCCGCGCTTGAGCCCGAGGTGCATCCGGGCAGCTCGTGGCACGATCTGCTGGTGTTGAGCCTGCTGTCGCGGCTCGCCGCGCTGATCGGCGCGCACCGCGATTCGCGCGAGCTGGCCGAGCAGCTCGCCACCCTCGATCGCCGCCCCGTCAGCCCCCGCGTCGCCGCGCTGCTCGAAGGCCGTCGCGGCCGCGAATTGCATATCGACTGGATCGGGGCGGCGCGCGGCGCGCTCGGCGCGTTCCTCACGCTGGCGGTGGGCTCGGCGATCTGGATCGCCAGCGGCTGGTCGGACGGGTCGACCGCGGTGATGCTTGCGGGGGTGTTCCTCGCGCTGTTCGCCGCGGCACCCGATCCGTTGCTGCCGCTGCGCTCCTTCTTCTGGGGTACGCTGGTCGCGACGGTGCTGGGGGCGATCTACGGCTATGCGATCATGCCGCGGCTCGACGGGTTCGTGCAGCTTGCCGCGGCGATGGCGCCGCCGCTGCTGATCCTCGGCGCGATGATGCACTCCCCGAAATGGATGGGTCTCGCGCTGCCGACCCTGCTCGGCCTCGGCAGCCCGCTACTTATCTCGGCACGCTACACCAGCGCCTTCGCCAGCTTCGTCAACGGCGCGATCGCGCAGCTGATGGGCGTCGCCTTCGCGATCCTGATGGCGCGGCTGCTGCAATCGGCGGGCATCGAGCAGGCGATCCGGCGGACGCTGCGCGCCGGCTGGGCGGATATCGCCGAGCGCAGCAACCTGATGACCCCGCCGGATGTGCGCGGCTGGATCAACCGCATGCTCGATCGCATCGCCCTGCTGGCCCCGCGGCTGGCGCTGAGCGGCCGCTCGCCGGGCAAGCCGCTCTACGACGCGTTGCGCGACCTGCGGACCGGGGTCGCGATCGCGGAATTGCGTGCGCTTCGGCTCGACCTGCCCCCCGAGCGCGCGGCACCGCTCACCGACGTGCTGCGCGACGTCGGTGCCTATTATCGCCGCCTCGAACCCGAGGTGGAAAAGCCCGAGGATCCTGGCCTGCTCGCCCATATCGACACGGCACTCCATGCCATTGCGCAGGACGGCGACGCAGCTGTCCGCCGCGCCGGTGCGCTGGGCCTGCTGGCGCTGCGCCGCAACCTCTTCCCCAATGCGGATCCCATGCCGGAGGCCAGGCTGTGA
- a CDS encoding MarR family transcriptional regulator, with protein MADRQTSERALATRMNPVSRAWQRLADAALSSLDISNSTGWALVYLQRLGENTRQADLARAVGVTEASLVRTLHALEDAGLVERVVDPRDRRANTLRLTNSGVSLASRIDTRLAALRSELLTGVSDEALETTLAVLDHLAVRLAERRPQP; from the coding sequence ATGGCCGATCGGCAAACCTCTGAACGCGCGCTTGCGACGCGCATGAACCCCGTGTCGCGGGCATGGCAGCGGCTTGCCGATGCGGCGCTGTCCTCGCTCGACATCTCCAATTCCACCGGATGGGCACTCGTCTATCTCCAGCGGCTGGGGGAGAATACGCGGCAGGCGGATCTCGCACGTGCCGTCGGGGTCACCGAAGCGTCGCTGGTGCGCACCCTGCACGCGCTGGAGGATGCAGGTCTGGTCGAGCGCGTCGTCGACCCGCGCGATCGCCGCGCCAATACCCTGCGACTCACAAATTCTGGCGTTTCGCTTGCGTCACGGATCGACACGCGGCTCGCTGCGTTGCGCAGCGAGTTGCTTACCGGGGTGAGCGACGAAGCGCTGGAGACGACCTTGGCGGTACTCGATCATTTGGCGGTGCGCCTCGCCGAACGGCGACCGCAGCCATGA